In one Desulfatiglans anilini DSM 4660 genomic region, the following are encoded:
- a CDS encoding M48 family metallopeptidase, producing the protein MNPYLVFVLVVLIGSCCLDLLVERLNLKSLEARLPGEFAGYYDEDGYRRSQAYLRANARLGMVSEPVLTALIIGFILFGGFNQVDALARSFGVGPIWTGLIFAGLLLLARELVDIPLSAYQTFVIEETFGFNRTTARIFFQDILKGWALAVLIGGPLFAAVLWFFDHAGPWAWIWCWGVVTAFQLLLLFVAPVLILPVFNRFEPLPEGPLRNAIFDYAKSQQFKLKGVFTMDASRRSTKSNAFFIGFGRYKRVVLFDTLISQLNEEEIVAILAHEIGHHQHHHTLKTLLLSIFTTGLMLALLLLFIGNQRLFEAFRMEQTSTYAAFFFFGLLYTPLSMLLGIVGNILSRRFEFAADAFAVKTSTRPFALIEALKKLTVENLSNLTPHPLKVFLDYSHPPVLDRVRAIRETVHPPIGTPGVSLP; encoded by the coding sequence ATGAACCCCTATCTCGTCTTTGTACTCGTCGTCCTGATCGGGTCCTGCTGTCTCGACCTGCTGGTCGAGCGGCTCAACCTCAAAAGCCTCGAGGCGCGTCTTCCTGGGGAATTCGCCGGTTACTACGATGAGGACGGATACCGGCGGTCGCAGGCCTACCTGAGGGCCAACGCCCGGCTCGGGATGGTTTCGGAGCCCGTTTTGACGGCGTTGATCATCGGGTTCATCCTCTTCGGCGGATTCAATCAGGTGGATGCGCTCGCACGGTCGTTCGGGGTCGGTCCGATCTGGACCGGGTTGATTTTTGCGGGATTGCTGCTTCTGGCGCGCGAACTGGTGGACATTCCGCTCTCCGCCTACCAGACCTTCGTCATCGAGGAAACGTTCGGCTTCAACCGGACGACCGCGCGAATCTTTTTTCAGGACATCTTGAAAGGCTGGGCCCTGGCCGTTCTCATCGGCGGTCCGCTCTTCGCTGCGGTCCTTTGGTTCTTCGACCATGCAGGGCCCTGGGCCTGGATCTGGTGCTGGGGGGTCGTCACCGCTTTTCAGTTGCTCCTGCTCTTTGTCGCACCGGTCCTCATCCTGCCCGTCTTCAACCGCTTCGAGCCCCTTCCTGAAGGCCCTTTGCGCAACGCCATCTTCGATTACGCCAAATCTCAACAGTTCAAACTCAAAGGCGTGTTCACCATGGACGCCTCACGGCGCTCCACCAAATCGAATGCGTTTTTTATCGGCTTCGGGCGTTATAAACGCGTCGTCCTCTTCGACACGCTGATTTCACAGCTCAACGAGGAGGAGATCGTAGCCATTCTGGCGCATGAAATCGGGCATCACCAACACCACCACACCCTGAAAACCCTGCTGTTGTCCATCTTCACCACGGGTCTGATGCTGGCCCTCCTCCTCCTGTTCATCGGGAATCAGCGGCTTTTCGAGGCGTTCCGCATGGAGCAGACCTCCACCTATGCGGCGTTCTTCTTCTTCGGCCTTCTTTACACCCCCCTCAGCATGCTGCTCGGGATCGTCGGGAACATCCTTTCCCGCCGATTCGAGTTCGCCGCGGACGCCTTCGCCGTGAAGACCTCCACCAGACCTTTCGCCCTCATCGAGGCCCTGAAGAAATTGACGGTGGAAAACCTTTCAAACCTGACCCCCCACCCCCTCAAGGTGTTCCTCGACTACAGCCACCCGCCGGTTCTCGACCGCGTCCGGGCGATCCGCGAGACGGTCCATCCTCCGATCGGCACACCCGGGGTCAGTCTTCCCTGA